The following proteins are encoded in a genomic region of Saccharopolyspora antimicrobica:
- a CDS encoding SACE_7040 family transcriptional regulator, whose product MPTDSAKPSRREQILAAAAEKFARAGFHGVGIDDIGSAVGISGPALYRHFRSKDAMLAELLTGISDRLLRGGQDRVGEAADAHDALDRLVRWHVEFALGNPALITVHMRDLDSLADDDRHKVRELQRSYVEVWVDVLCRIRPELPRPTARAAAHAVFGLINSTPYSAHLDTDAMSRLLHAMALGAVERAI is encoded by the coding sequence ATGCCCACCGATTCAGCCAAGCCGTCCCGCCGCGAGCAGATCCTGGCCGCGGCGGCGGAGAAGTTCGCCCGCGCCGGTTTCCACGGGGTCGGCATCGACGACATCGGCAGCGCCGTGGGCATCTCCGGGCCCGCGCTGTACCGGCACTTCCGCAGCAAGGACGCGATGCTGGCGGAGCTGCTGACCGGGATCAGCGACCGGCTGCTGCGCGGCGGCCAGGACCGCGTCGGCGAGGCGGCCGACGCGCACGACGCGCTGGACCGCCTGGTGCGCTGGCACGTCGAGTTCGCCCTGGGCAACCCGGCGCTGATCACCGTGCACATGCGCGATCTGGACAGCCTCGCCGACGACGACCGGCACAAGGTCCGCGAACTGCAGCGCAGCTACGTGGAGGTGTGGGTGGACGTGCTGTGCCGGATCCGCCCGGAACTACCGCGCCCGACGGCCCGCGCGGCGGCGCACGCGGTGTTCGGCCTGATCAACTCGACGCCCTACAGCGCACACCTGGACACCGATGCGATGTCCCGCCTGCTGCACGCGATGGCCCTCGGCGCCGTCGAACGCGCCATCTGA